In the Actinomycetes bacterium genome, CGGATCGACGACCCGGTGGCCGCCGTCCGGGACATCTGCGCCGGCCCCGCGGACTTCTCGGTCGAGTGCACCGGGAACATGGCGGTGCTGCGGCAGGCCGCCGACTCGGTAGGGATGCTGGGGACCTGCCTGCTCATCGGCGGTGCCCCCCAGGGGCGGAGCTCAGCCTGGACCACCTGACCACCCTGTGGGGCAAGCGGATCGTCGGCCTGCTCGGCGGCGGCGGGCGCAGCACCACCCTGATCGGGAGCCTGATCGACCTGTACACGCAGGGCCGCTTCCCGTTCGACCGCCTGGTCCAGCGGTTCGAGCTCGACCAGGTCGAGGAGGCGCTCGCGGCGTCCTCTGCGGGCGACGTCCTCTAGCCCGTGCTAGGGATGCCGTCATGACCGCGCGCGTGACCAGGACCCAGGTCGGGATCATCGGTGCCGGCCCGGCCGGGCTGCTGCTCGGGCAGCTGCTGGCCCGGTCGGGCGTGGACGCCGTCGTCCTCGAGAACCGCAGCCGCGAGTATGTGGAGGCCCGTCAGCGCGCCGGCGTGCTCGAGCACGACGTCGCCAGCCTGCTGCGCGAGCTCGGGCTGGCCGACCGAATGGACACCGAGGGGATCGAGCACGGCGGGATCTACCTGCAGTTCGACGGGGAGCGGCACCACATCGACTTCCACGACCTCGCCGGCCGCAGCGTGTGGGTCTGGGCCCAGACGGAGGTGGTCAAGGACCTCGTCGCAGCCCGGCTGGCCGCCGGTCTGGCGCTGGAGTTCGAGGTCAGCGGGACCGCCGTCCACGACCTCACCGCCGACGAGCCGCGGATGACCTACCGCTCGGCGGACGGCGAGCAGCGCGA is a window encoding:
- a CDS encoding zinc-binding dehydrogenase, whose product is MATKLGATPTVNARIDDPVAAVRDICAGPADFSVECTGNMAVLRQAADSVGMLGTCLLIGGAPQGRSSAWTT